A region of Chitinophaga horti DNA encodes the following proteins:
- a CDS encoding (Fe-S)-binding protein produces MLIAQQIMFLIAFAAAVYFFAKKAGFIRKNILLGRDVELNDRKDERLRNLILLAFGQKKMFRNPLVAVLHFFVYAGFIIINIEILEIILDGILGTHRLFAPLLVGLYTFLISAFEILAVTVIVGCAIFLARRNMIKLKRFMSRDLDGWPRSDANYILATEIILMLLFLTMNAADLALQAQGAEHYHTTGRFAVSGLLSPMFEGMSTGSLVAIERVCWWLHILGVLAFLNYLPYSKHLHIMLAFPNAWYTPLEPKGKMTNMPEIQREVLYAMQPELAANAPADAAVPKFGAKDVQDLTWKNLLDAYACTECGRCSAACPATQTGKKLSPRLIMMKTRDRSEELGAFIRNNKEGSTTDGKSLLRDYITEEELRACTSCNACVQECPVSINPLDIILQMRRHLVMEESSAPQEWNMMFSNIENNMAPWKFSPDDRDAWIQS; encoded by the coding sequence ATGCTGATAGCGCAACAAATCATGTTTCTGATCGCTTTTGCGGCGGCGGTGTACTTTTTCGCTAAAAAGGCTGGCTTTATCAGGAAAAACATCTTGCTGGGTCGCGACGTTGAGCTGAACGACCGGAAGGACGAACGCCTGCGAAACCTTATACTGCTGGCCTTCGGACAAAAGAAAATGTTCCGGAATCCGCTCGTAGCCGTACTTCACTTCTTCGTGTACGCGGGTTTTATCATCATCAATATAGAGATACTTGAAATTATACTGGACGGCATTCTCGGCACCCACCGGCTGTTCGCGCCGTTGCTGGTCGGACTTTACACCTTCCTGATCAGCGCATTTGAAATACTGGCAGTGACAGTGATCGTAGGTTGCGCGATCTTCCTGGCCCGCAGGAATATGATTAAGTTGAAACGTTTCATGAGCCGCGATCTCGATGGCTGGCCACGTTCCGATGCCAACTACATTTTGGCGACCGAAATTATACTGATGCTGTTGTTCCTGACCATGAACGCCGCCGACCTGGCATTACAAGCACAGGGTGCGGAGCATTATCATACCACAGGACGATTTGCCGTGAGCGGCTTGCTGAGCCCGATGTTTGAAGGTATGAGTACAGGCAGTCTCGTAGCCATCGAGCGCGTATGCTGGTGGCTGCACATCCTGGGCGTGCTGGCGTTTTTGAACTACCTCCCCTACTCGAAACACCTGCACATTATGCTGGCGTTCCCGAATGCATGGTATACCCCGCTGGAGCCTAAAGGCAAAATGACCAATATGCCCGAGATCCAACGGGAAGTGTTATACGCCATGCAACCCGAGCTGGCCGCCAACGCTCCGGCCGATGCGGCGGTGCCAAAGTTTGGCGCCAAAGACGTGCAGGACCTCACCTGGAAGAACCTGCTGGATGCATACGCCTGTACAGAATGTGGCCGTTGCTCCGCCGCCTGCCCGGCTACGCAAACCGGTAAAAAATTATCACCACGTCTGATCATGATGAAAACCCGCGACCGTTCGGAAGAATTGGGGGCATTTATCAGGAATAATAAAGAAGGCAGCACCACAGACGGCAAATCATTGCTGCGCGATTACATCACCGAAGAGGAATTGCGCGCCTGCACCAGCTGCAACGCCTGCGTACAGGAGTGCCCGGTGAGCATCAACCCGCTGGATATCATCTTACAGATGCGCCGCCACCTTGTGATGGAAGAATCCAGCGCACCGCAGGAATGGAACATGATGTTCAGCAATATCGAAAACAATATGGCTCCCTGGAAGTTCAGCCCGGACGACCGCGATGCCTGGATACAATCTTAA
- a CDS encoding (Fe-S)-binding protein: MQVRTMADYMASGETPEILFWVGCAGSFDQRAQKITRAFASILDKTGVKFAILGKEEGCTGDPARRAGNEFLFQMMAYNNIQVLNGYGVKKIVTTCPHCFNTFKNEYPELGGSYEVMHHTTLLQQLIDEGKVRLKDGGGFKGKKITYHDSCYLGRANNIYEAPRKVLEVFDAELVEMKRCRSNGLCCGAGGAQMFKEEEKGTTRVNFERGREAVATGANVIAANCPFCMTMLTDGVKEQGREDDVKVLDIAELVAASME; the protein is encoded by the coding sequence ATGCAGGTAAGAACCATGGCAGATTATATGGCAAGCGGAGAAACACCGGAAATCCTTTTCTGGGTGGGATGCGCGGGCAGTTTTGACCAGCGTGCCCAGAAAATCACGCGTGCCTTTGCTTCCATACTGGACAAAACCGGGGTGAAGTTCGCCATCCTGGGCAAAGAAGAAGGCTGCACCGGCGATCCCGCACGGCGCGCCGGCAACGAGTTCCTGTTCCAGATGATGGCATATAATAACATCCAGGTGCTGAACGGGTATGGCGTGAAGAAGATCGTTACCACTTGTCCGCACTGCTTCAATACCTTCAAAAACGAATACCCTGAATTGGGAGGCTCGTACGAAGTAATGCATCACACTACCCTGCTGCAACAACTGATCGACGAAGGCAAAGTACGCCTGAAAGACGGCGGCGGCTTCAAAGGCAAAAAAATCACCTACCACGACTCCTGCTACCTGGGCAGGGCCAATAATATTTATGAAGCTCCCCGCAAAGTGCTCGAAGTGTTCGATGCCGAACTGGTGGAAATGAAACGCTGTCGCAGCAATGGCCTATGCTGCGGAGCCGGCGGTGCCCAGATGTTCAAGGAAGAAGAGAAGGGTACTACCCGCGTGAACTTCGAACGCGGCAGGGAAGCCGTGGCTACCGGAGCCAACGTCATTGCGGCGAACTGCCCGTTCTGTATGACCATGCTGACGGATGGCGTGAAGGAACAAGGCAGGGAGGATGATGTGAAGGTGCTGGATATTGCGGAGTTGGTGGCGGCGAGTATGGAGTAG
- a CDS encoding CPBP family glutamic-type intramembrane protease: MICLNKKPAVFVFVWGGVLVLITYACTFLVAVVESWFDLKIDKNGVSEHTWLFKLIVFCVIAPLLETYLLQFLPYDYYKRHHKSMAWLILVAGVLFALFHMYSIAYAIVAGIKGMMLTYAYASWQGKHVSRFVVTTMAHAFNNIYFLTLELIMSLF, encoded by the coding sequence ATGATCTGCTTAAACAAAAAGCCGGCCGTATTCGTCTTTGTTTGGGGAGGAGTACTAGTGCTAATTACATATGCATGTACGTTTCTTGTCGCAGTTGTTGAATCTTGGTTCGATTTGAAGATTGATAAGAATGGTGTTAGTGAACACACGTGGTTGTTCAAGCTGATCGTGTTTTGCGTAATAGCACCCCTGCTGGAAACCTACCTGCTACAGTTCCTTCCATACGATTACTATAAACGACATCATAAATCGATGGCATGGCTTATTCTTGTCGCGGGCGTACTTTTCGCACTTTTCCACATGTATAGCATAGCCTACGCGATAGTGGCTGGTATTAAGGGTATGATGTTAACGTACGCTTATGCGAGTTGGCAGGGTAAACATGTCAGTCGCTTTGTGGTAACGACTATGGCGCATGCATTCAACAATATTTATTTCCTAACCCTCGAGCTCATTATGTCTTTATTTTAA
- a CDS encoding HEAT repeat domain-containing protein has translation MGNSSRLPWRPPAGAAATSARSGENASYPYLRCDMKDYSQLLNGHPELQRKSIIGLGEAGITEAIPFLKDLLRTQNSRLRDAAALSLSEMGVQEAVPAIMDLILHPDNEGNRGSLIFSLWKLECIDYFQEFVNIVCYGNYESRHNALELVQQYRYRISPDVRRSALATLQGKRVLAETEDDAEREVAFLEYVEALLMDFE, from the coding sequence GCAATAGTAGTCGCCTCCCCTGGCGTCCGCCGGCCGGTGCTGCTGCTACATCCGCACGCTCCGGCGAAAATGCCAGTTATCCTTATCTTCGCTGCGACATGAAGGATTACAGCCAACTATTAAACGGGCATCCGGAACTACAACGGAAATCGATTATCGGATTAGGGGAGGCCGGTATCACCGAGGCGATCCCGTTCCTCAAGGATTTGCTGCGGACACAAAACAGCCGACTGCGCGATGCGGCTGCGCTTAGTTTGTCTGAGATGGGTGTGCAGGAAGCGGTGCCGGCGATCATGGATCTTATTTTACACCCGGACAATGAAGGGAACCGGGGCAGCCTCATTTTTTCTCTCTGGAAGCTGGAATGCATTGATTACTTCCAGGAGTTTGTAAACATTGTTTGTTACGGCAATTATGAAAGCCGGCATAACGCTCTTGAATTGGTGCAGCAGTACCGATACCGCATTTCGCCGGACGTGCGGCGCTCGGCCCTGGCTACGTTGCAGGGTAAACGGGTTTTGGCTGAAACGGAAGATGATGCCGAAAGGGAAGTCGCTTTCCTAGAGTATGTAGAAGCATTACTAATGGATTTTGAGTAG